The following coding sequences lie in one Pontibacter sp. G13 genomic window:
- the idi gene encoding isopentenyl-diphosphate Delta-isomerase, with protein MATNQVLLVNEKDEPQGFMEKMEAHEKGLLHRAFSIFVFDSDKKLLLQRRALEKYHSPGLWTNTCCSHPTDDKTLISEAKTRLVEEMGFVCELEPVFSFIYHCDFGTGLIEHELDHVIIGHWEGVPAPNPEEVVEYKWMTRAEIDAAIQADPEAFTFWFRDVWDRVAERVYANV; from the coding sequence ATGGCAACCAACCAAGTCTTACTGGTAAATGAAAAAGATGAGCCGCAAGGGTTCATGGAAAAAATGGAAGCCCACGAGAAGGGGCTCCTTCACCGGGCATTCTCCATTTTCGTTTTCGATTCCGACAAAAAGCTCCTGCTTCAGCGCAGAGCCTTGGAAAAATATCATTCGCCCGGGCTCTGGACCAATACCTGCTGTAGTCACCCTACGGACGATAAAACCCTGATTTCGGAGGCCAAGACCCGGCTTGTCGAGGAGATGGGATTCGTCTGTGAATTGGAACCCGTATTTTCCTTCATTTATCATTGCGACTTCGGCACGGGACTGATCGAGCATGAGTTGGACCATGTCATCATCGGCCATTGGGAAGGTGTGCCAGCCCCCAACCCCGAAGAGGTCGTCGAGTACAAATGGATGACACGAGCGGAAATCGACGCCGCTATTCAAGCAGATCCCGAAGCCTTCACATTCTGGTTCCGCGATGTCTGGGACCGCGTGGCTGAACGGGTCTACGCCAATGTTTAA